GCCGCCACCAAGGCCTTTGTGGTCAACAGAATCGGTGACGCCGGATTCCTCCTGGCCATTTTCCTCGTCTTCGTCAACTTCCGGACACTCGATTACACGCAAGTCATGCAGAACGCGGCCAAGCTCTCGCCAGAAATGGCGACAGCCATCGCCCTCTGCCTTCTCGTTGGTGCCGTCGGAAAATCCGCACAACTTCCTCTCTACACCTGGTTGCCGGATGCGATGGAAGGCCCAACGCCGGTCAGCGCGCTGATTCACGCCGCCACCATGGTCACCGCCGGCGTCTACATGATCGTTCGTAACCATGCCATTTTCGACCTGGCGCCCATCGCCATGACCACAGTCGCCTGGATCGGGGGGCTGACGGCCCTGTTCGCCGCCACCATCGGGCTCGTCCAAACAGACATCAAACGGGTCCTGGCCTATTCCACGGTCAGCCAGCTCGGGTATATGTTCCTTGGTTGCGGTCTTGGTGCCTACACCGCCGCCGTGTTCCACCTCATGACCCACGCATTCTTCAAGGCCTTACTGTTCCTCTCGGCCGGATCCGTGATCCACGCGCTCTCGGGCGAGCAGGACATCCGGAAAATGGGCGCCCTCAAGTCGAAGATACCGTGGACCCATACCCTCTTTCTGATCGGTACCATTGCTATTGCCGGAATCCCGCCACTCGCGGGATTCTGGAGCAAGGACGAAATCATGGGTCATGCGTTCGTCCACCACCATTACCTGCTCTACGGTATGGCGGCAATCGGCGCATTCCTGACATCGTTCTATATGTTCCGCCTCACCTACCTGACATTTTATGGAACTTCCCGGCTCGATCATCACACGGCCGAACACGTTCATGAATCACCCATGGTCATGATCGGACCATTGATTGTCCTTGCCACCCTCTCGGTCGTCGGAGGCTTTCCAGGTGTGCCGCCTGAAAACGGCTGGTTCCACCATTTCCTCCATTCCGTCGCAGGGGTCGCAGGCGAGGAACATGCGACACCGCCCGCACTGATGTTCGGCCTGATGGGCACAGCTACGGTCATCGCACTCCTTGGCTGGGGACTCGCACATTATTTCTATAGCGGCCCATCGACCGCGGCCACAGCCCTCGCCGAACGCATGCCCGGCGCCTACACCACGCTGCTCAACAAGTATTATGTCGACGAGCTGTACGATACCGTCTTCGTGGAGCCCACAAAGCAGTTGGGGAAACTCTGCGATTGGTTCGATCGAACCATTATCGACGGACTCGTCCGGGGTATCGACCGGGGCACAGACCTCAGCTCCGCCGCGATCACCTGGACGGAAAAACACGTCGTCTATGCCGGTCTCAATATTATCGGCTACGGGAATCACCTCCTGGCGCGCTCGTGGCGCCGCCTACAAACCGGCATGGTACATCAATATGCGGCCATCATCGTGGCGGGACTCTTCATCCTCGTCCACCTCATCTTGTTAATTTGGACCGGAGGCGGATCCACCGGGTATTCAGCACGCTGACGCGGCAGATTTTTTGGATTTACGATGCTTGAAGAGTTCAGTTTCGGGTTTCCCATCCTGTCGTACCTGATCTTCCTCCCCTTGGTCGGGGCGGCAGTCCTCTGGCTGATTGACGACGAGGATCTCCTCAAGTCCATGACCCTGGGCATCACCCTGGTGGAACTGGCGCTCGCGTGCCTCGTCTTGGCACGATTCGTCCCCGACTCTGCAGCCATGCAGTTTGCAGAACATGCGCGATGGCTTCCGGCGCTCGGCATCGGTTATCACCTCGCCGTGGACGGGATCAGCGTGCTCTTCGTAGGGTTGACGGCATTTCTCACTGTCCTGGTCGTCATTTACTCCTGGGACACGATCCGCCACCAAGTGCGCCTCTATTTTATGGCGCTCCTCGCACTCGAAACCACGACCATCGGCATCTTCGTATCGATAGACCTCATCTTATTTTTTGTGTTCTGGGAACTCATGCTCATCCCGAGCTACTTCCTGATCAAGCTTTGGGGAGGCGGGGCCGATCGCCATTATGCCGCCCTCAAGTACGTGCTCTATACGTTGTTGGGCAGCGTCTTCATGCTGGTCGGCATCGCACTGCTCGACATCAACTATCACCAATGGGCCGTCACGCATCACCTTGACCATGTCT
The sequence above is drawn from the Nitrospira defluvii genome and encodes:
- the nuoL gene encoding NADH-quinone oxidoreductase subunit L, with the translated sequence MSDSIDLIVKLIPLFPLMAVVVNGLFGHRYSHDLAHRFAWGSVLMSFLCVLAVFTETLRTGAAREVIAYKWIFGGDLTINLAYLIDPLTCIMLLVITGVGFLIHVYSVGYMHGEAGFTRFFVYMNLFMVSMLLLVMGNNYVVLFIGWEGVGLCSYLLIGYYYDKVSAAKAATKAFVVNRIGDAGFLLAIFLVFVNFRTLDYTQVMQNAAKLSPEMATAIALCLLVGAVGKSAQLPLYTWLPDAMEGPTPVSALIHAATMVTAGVYMIVRNHAIFDLAPIAMTTVAWIGGLTALFAATIGLVQTDIKRVLAYSTVSQLGYMFLGCGLGAYTAAVFHLMTHAFFKALLFLSAGSVIHALSGEQDIRKMGALKSKIPWTHTLFLIGTIAIAGIPPLAGFWSKDEIMGHAFVHHHYLLYGMAAIGAFLTSFYMFRLTYLTFYGTSRLDHHTAEHVHESPMVMIGPLIVLATLSVVGGFPGVPPENGWFHHFLHSVAGVAGEEHATPPALMFGLMGTATVIALLGWGLAHYFYSGPSTAATALAERMPGAYTTLLNKYYVDELYDTVFVEPTKQLGKLCDWFDRTIIDGLVRGIDRGTDLSSAAITWTEKHVVYAGLNIIGYGNHLLARSWRRLQTGMVHQYAAIIVAGLFILVHLILLIWTGGGSTGYSAR